The proteins below are encoded in one region of Arthrobacter sp. CJ23:
- a CDS encoding biotin carboxylase produces the protein MASEDVPEVSVGTDAAFADALPRPAGGGGLRNISEIRHFFRTNDVPVFFIGATPFNLLGLDRWVRNFSYVTYYDAWDGAHPKVFSPAYKPYQEFEDGEAINNWLLNNAEVRAHMARGLHPGVRPKVAMVFFNEETEAICAELGYDLILPPASLRERLDSKIVTTQIGNEAGAPSVPNVLTTADDWDELLDAAKAAGLGEDLVVQTPYGDSGKTTFFITSESDWDKHKDDIVGQDLKVMRRINNLPVAVEAVITRCGTIVGPFLTELTGYSELTPYRGGWCGNEMHPEVLSAAQRGKATELVRRLGDRLGQEGYRGFFEVDVLIDTDENEVYLGELNPRISGASAITNVTAGAYADVPLFLFHLLEYMDVEYELDVDEINQRWENLAGGDVWSQMIIKETSPVVEQLVETPHTGQYYLDATGALVFRRAALDWHQLQNDTEAFFLRIYGPGDYRWKGADLGVLVTKGRLQRDVVGKTVLSIRARHLIDSIRAGYLGVPLTNAEDPKQAQGVKSQ, from the coding sequence GTGGCATCGGAAGATGTTCCTGAGGTCAGTGTCGGCACCGATGCGGCGTTCGCTGATGCGCTGCCGAGGCCCGCCGGTGGGGGTGGTTTGCGGAACATTTCCGAGATACGGCACTTCTTCCGCACCAATGATGTTCCGGTGTTCTTCATCGGCGCCACACCGTTCAACCTGCTCGGCCTGGACAGGTGGGTGAGGAATTTCTCCTACGTCACGTACTACGACGCTTGGGACGGGGCGCACCCCAAGGTGTTCTCTCCGGCATACAAGCCTTACCAGGAGTTTGAAGATGGAGAGGCCATCAACAACTGGCTGCTCAACAACGCCGAGGTACGGGCTCACATGGCTCGTGGCCTCCACCCCGGCGTCCGTCCGAAAGTTGCGATGGTCTTCTTCAACGAGGAAACCGAAGCCATTTGCGCCGAGCTCGGCTATGACCTGATCCTTCCACCGGCCAGCCTTCGGGAGCGCCTCGATTCAAAAATCGTCACCACACAGATCGGCAACGAAGCGGGCGCCCCAAGCGTACCCAACGTCCTGACCACGGCCGACGACTGGGACGAACTGTTGGACGCTGCCAAGGCCGCTGGCCTGGGCGAAGACCTTGTGGTGCAGACACCCTACGGGGACTCGGGAAAGACGACCTTCTTTATCACTTCCGAATCCGACTGGGACAAGCACAAAGACGACATAGTGGGCCAAGACCTGAAGGTCATGCGCCGGATCAACAACCTTCCTGTCGCCGTCGAGGCAGTCATCACACGCTGCGGCACCATCGTCGGACCGTTCCTGACCGAACTAACCGGATACTCCGAGCTCACCCCATACAGGGGCGGCTGGTGCGGCAATGAAATGCACCCCGAAGTGTTGAGCGCGGCACAGCGCGGGAAGGCCACCGAATTGGTACGTCGTCTGGGCGATCGGCTCGGCCAGGAAGGCTACCGTGGCTTTTTCGAAGTCGACGTACTCATCGACACCGACGAAAACGAGGTGTACCTAGGGGAACTGAACCCGCGGATCAGCGGCGCCTCCGCGATCACCAACGTCACAGCCGGCGCCTACGCCGATGTTCCGCTCTTCCTCTTCCACCTGCTCGAATACATGGACGTCGAGTACGAACTGGATGTGGATGAAATCAACCAGCGCTGGGAGAACCTGGCTGGCGGCGACGTCTGGAGCCAGATGATCATCAAGGAAACCTCCCCCGTGGTCGAACAACTCGTGGAAACCCCCCACACTGGCCAGTACTACCTCGATGCAACCGGCGCCCTTGTGTTCCGACGTGCTGCGCTTGACTGGCACCAGCTGCAAAACGACACTGAAGCCTTCTTCCTGCGCATCTACGGGCCCGGAGACTACCGCTGGAAGGGCGCCGACCTGGGCGTTCTGGTCACCAAGGGTCGCCTGCAGCGTGACGTCGTCGGGAAGACAGTCCTGTCCATCCGCGCCCGCCACCTCATCGATTCGATCCGCGCCGGCTACCTCGGTGTTCCGCTGACAAACGCAGAGGATCCGAAACAAGCGCAAGGGGTGAAGTCCCAGTGA